One window of Natrinema sp. SYSU A 869 genomic DNA carries:
- a CDS encoding AMP-binding protein yields MTYESVYEAVYDQYETDASWDEHAHVGDRESLNIATESLGRHASSEETGLRIRDFETGETETYTFAKLDAAANRVSNYLDAHTDRGDRIGAMLPTHFELYAVVFGTIKAGRIYLPLAPMFGPDALNYRLEDAGATVLFTTADGCETVDGSLPSLERVVTVDGGRGAIDSDATVDDYDAVRDRSETFEPVETHPNDPYTLTYTSGTTGPPKGVLSSHGGVIELHAYAEYVADVRPDDVYLVAASPSWSYGLNMGTIMSGIRGTAIGCYRGQFDPRAFFETLEEWDVDNAMIPPTALRQSRAGGIDLEAYDVDLRVLLSAGESLDEDTVEWCENGLGAPPQDAYGLTEAGMVICNYAFDDWEGKPGSMGKVLPGVEVALLDEDGDEVAQGDVGEIAVKRDTDAHGSYWGRPEATLETFTGRWLRTGDLARRDEDGYYWYVSRADDVIISAGYRIGPAEVEETLLNHPAVEEAGVVGTDHETRGEIVKAYVTLVDDADPSEGLNDDLQEFARDELSKHEYPREIEFLDELPKTASGKIKRSALEG; encoded by the coding sequence ATGACATACGAGAGTGTGTACGAGGCCGTGTACGACCAGTACGAGACGGACGCGAGTTGGGACGAACACGCCCACGTCGGGGACAGAGAGTCGCTCAATATCGCAACCGAATCCCTCGGTCGGCACGCGTCGTCGGAAGAGACGGGGCTTCGGATCCGGGACTTCGAGACCGGCGAGACCGAGACGTACACGTTCGCCAAACTCGATGCCGCCGCGAACCGAGTGAGCAACTACCTGGATGCACACACCGACCGTGGCGACCGAATCGGTGCGATGCTCCCGACGCATTTCGAGCTGTATGCCGTCGTCTTCGGGACGATCAAGGCCGGCCGGATCTATCTCCCGCTCGCACCGATGTTCGGCCCGGACGCGCTGAACTACCGCCTCGAGGACGCGGGAGCGACCGTGCTATTCACCACGGCGGACGGCTGCGAGACCGTCGACGGGAGTCTCCCCTCGCTCGAGCGCGTCGTCACGGTCGACGGCGGACGCGGAGCGATCGATAGCGACGCGACGGTGGACGACTACGACGCGGTCCGCGATCGGTCCGAGACGTTCGAACCCGTCGAGACGCACCCGAACGACCCGTACACGCTGACGTACACGTCCGGGACAACCGGGCCGCCGAAAGGGGTCCTGAGCAGTCACGGCGGGGTGATCGAACTCCACGCGTACGCGGAATACGTCGCCGACGTCCGTCCCGACGACGTCTATCTGGTCGCCGCGTCGCCGTCGTGGTCGTACGGACTCAATATGGGAACGATCATGTCGGGGATTCGGGGGACCGCGATCGGGTGTTATCGCGGTCAGTTCGATCCCCGCGCGTTCTTCGAGACCCTCGAGGAGTGGGACGTCGACAACGCGATGATACCGCCGACGGCCCTCCGGCAGTCGCGAGCGGGCGGGATCGATCTCGAGGCGTACGACGTCGATCTCCGCGTGTTGCTTTCGGCCGGTGAATCGCTCGACGAGGACACCGTCGAGTGGTGTGAGAACGGATTGGGTGCACCGCCACAGGACGCCTACGGGCTCACGGAGGCCGGCATGGTGATCTGTAACTACGCGTTCGACGACTGGGAGGGAAAGCCCGGAAGCATGGGGAAGGTCCTTCCCGGCGTCGAGGTGGCGCTACTGGACGAGGACGGCGACGAAGTCGCGCAGGGCGACGTCGGTGAAATCGCCGTCAAACGCGATACGGACGCGCATGGATCGTACTGGGGCCGACCCGAGGCGACGCTCGAGACGTTCACCGGCCGCTGGCTCAGGACCGGCGACCTGGCGCGGCGGGACGAGGACGGCTACTACTGGTACGTCAGTCGCGCGGACGACGTCATCATCTCCGCCGGCTACCGCATCGGTCCCGCGGAAGTCGAGGAAACGCTGCTCAACCATCCCGCGGTCGAGGAAGCGGGCGTCGTCGGAACGGACCACGAAACCCGCGGCGAAATCGTCAAAGCGTACGTGACGCTCGTCGACGATGCCGACCCCAGCGAGGGACTGAACGACGACCTCCAGGAGTTCGCCCGTGACGAACTCTCGAAACACGAGTATCCCCGCGAGATCGAATTCCTCGACGAACTCCCCAAGACCGCCAGCGGCAAGATCAAGCGGTCCGCCCTCGAGGGGTGA
- a CDS encoding AMP-binding protein, with protein sequence MARIDQYHFYERDWESYERLRESFEWEIPDQFNIAEYVCDRWARERGHVAFFAENGSSDRRTLTFRDVQRDANRLANYLSEAGVSAGDRIGICLGQRPEAAIAHIAAWKLGAVSVPLSTQFGDDALAYRLDDCRATACLVGESSVETLRTIRDDLEALETVLTVDVDPTPTEMTWDVVKTQASRRFETAETNADDDAIIIYTSGTTGDPKGVLHAHRLLLGNLPAFAESFLESGTTDGTVFWTPVEWSWIGSLFSLVMPALYYGRPVVADDVDRFDAESAFELIERYEVTDLGVPPTALRMMMQVDAPSERYDVKSVRRVGAGGEAVGESVVDWAKETFDGVPVEELYGQTEANLVVADCSSLKRPRPGKMGLTVPGHEVAIVDPETAEPIDEPGSVGEIAVRYEGNPVCFEEYWQKPELTDRKVRNGWLLTEDLGSVDEDGFFSFEGRKDDVIITSGYRVSPEEIEETIASHGAVADVAVIGVPDEERGAVPKAFVVADDDHPTTELKETLGTRVKDRLAPYEYPREIEFIDDLPTTSTGKVRRRSLREREGIADS encoded by the coding sequence ATGGCACGGATTGATCAGTACCATTTCTACGAGCGGGACTGGGAGAGTTACGAACGGCTCCGCGAGTCCTTCGAGTGGGAGATCCCCGACCAGTTCAACATCGCGGAGTACGTCTGTGATCGCTGGGCTCGCGAACGCGGGCACGTCGCGTTCTTCGCCGAGAACGGGTCGAGCGACCGCCGGACGCTCACGTTTCGGGACGTACAGCGCGACGCGAATCGCCTCGCGAACTACCTCTCGGAAGCGGGAGTCTCGGCGGGCGACCGGATCGGGATCTGTCTCGGTCAGCGGCCGGAGGCCGCCATCGCCCATATCGCGGCGTGGAAGCTCGGCGCCGTCTCGGTGCCGCTCAGCACGCAGTTCGGCGACGACGCCCTCGCGTACCGACTCGACGACTGTCGCGCGACGGCCTGTCTCGTCGGCGAATCGAGCGTCGAGACTCTCCGAACGATCCGCGACGACCTCGAGGCACTGGAAACCGTACTGACCGTCGATGTCGACCCGACTCCGACAGAAATGACATGGGACGTGGTCAAGACGCAGGCGTCACGACGGTTCGAGACGGCGGAGACGAACGCCGACGACGACGCGATCATCATCTACACGAGCGGGACGACGGGTGATCCCAAGGGCGTCCTTCACGCGCATCGGCTGCTGCTCGGTAACCTGCCTGCGTTCGCCGAGAGTTTCCTCGAGTCGGGAACGACGGATGGAACTGTGTTCTGGACGCCGGTCGAGTGGTCGTGGATCGGCTCTCTTTTTTCGCTCGTGATGCCGGCATTGTACTACGGACGGCCGGTCGTCGCCGACGACGTCGACCGGTTCGACGCCGAATCGGCGTTCGAACTCATCGAGCGATACGAGGTGACGGACCTCGGAGTCCCACCGACGGCCCTCCGTATGATGATGCAGGTCGATGCTCCATCGGAGCGATACGACGTGAAGTCGGTTCGACGCGTCGGTGCGGGCGGCGAAGCGGTCGGCGAAAGCGTCGTCGACTGGGCGAAAGAGACGTTCGATGGTGTCCCCGTCGAAGAGCTCTACGGACAGACCGAAGCGAACCTCGTCGTCGCCGACTGTAGCTCGTTGAAGCGGCCCCGTCCAGGGAAGATGGGACTCACGGTGCCGGGCCACGAGGTGGCGATCGTCGATCCGGAAACGGCCGAACCGATCGACGAACCGGGGTCGGTCGGCGAGATCGCGGTTCGATACGAGGGCAATCCGGTCTGCTTCGAGGAGTACTGGCAGAAACCGGAGCTGACCGATCGAAAGGTCCGAAACGGCTGGCTGCTGACCGAAGACCTCGGATCGGTCGACGAAGACGGGTTCTTCTCGTTCGAGGGGCGCAAAGACGACGTGATCATCACGTCGGGTTACCGCGTGAGTCCCGAGGAAATCGAGGAAACAATCGCGAGTCACGGTGCCGTCGCCGACGTCGCCGTTATCGGCGTTCCGGACGAGGAGCGGGGAGCGGTCCCGAAAGCGTTCGTCGTCGCAGACGACGACCACCCGACGACCGAGTTGAAGGAGACGCTCGGAACGCGTGTCAAGGACCGTCTGGCTCCGTATGAATACCCTCGAGAGATCGAGTTCATCGACGACCTCCCGACGACGTCTACCGGAAAGGTCCGCCGTCGGTCCCTCCGCGAGCGGGAGGGAATCGCGGACTCGTGA
- a CDS encoding thiolase family protein, producing MRNAVIVDAVRTPFGKRDGSFRDMHPQDLAAEPLEALRERNGFEPETIEDVIYGCVTPMDEQGLNIARLAPMVAGWGDIVPGVQLNRMCGSGQQAANFAASNVMADQHDVLIAGGVEHMTRVPMGSDDGGLTDTYFEHFDERTHQGEGAERIAEEYGFTREELDEIAVDSQRRWKEAWDEGRYDDQITPVETELDGEEVVVEQDEHPRPDTDMDTLSDLPLSFREEGEGFHHPGNASGIVDGSAALLIASEEAAEEHGWEPMARIRQTEVVGVDPITMLKGPIPATEGVLKKADMTVGDVDLFEVNEAFASVVAAWLEETGASWEDVNVNGGAIAHGHPLGATGAMLLTKLAHELERTGQDTALSAMCIGFGQGIATILERV from the coding sequence ATGAGAAACGCAGTTATCGTCGACGCAGTTCGCACTCCGTTCGGGAAGCGAGACGGCTCGTTTCGAGACATGCATCCGCAGGACCTCGCGGCGGAACCCCTCGAGGCGCTACGTGAGCGGAATGGATTCGAGCCCGAGACGATCGAAGACGTCATCTACGGCTGCGTGACGCCGATGGACGAACAGGGACTCAACATCGCCCGGCTCGCACCGATGGTCGCCGGCTGGGGCGATATCGTCCCGGGGGTTCAACTCAACCGGATGTGCGGGTCGGGTCAGCAGGCAGCTAACTTCGCCGCGTCGAACGTCATGGCCGACCAGCACGACGTCCTCATCGCCGGCGGCGTCGAACACATGACCCGCGTTCCGATGGGATCCGACGACGGCGGGCTGACGGACACGTATTTCGAGCATTTCGACGAGCGGACCCACCAAGGCGAGGGGGCCGAGCGCATCGCCGAGGAGTACGGCTTCACGCGCGAGGAGCTCGATGAGATCGCCGTCGACTCCCAGCGGCGTTGGAAGGAGGCCTGGGACGAGGGCCGCTACGACGACCAAATCACACCGGTCGAAACCGAACTCGACGGCGAGGAAGTCGTCGTCGAGCAGGATGAACATCCCCGTCCCGACACCGACATGGACACGCTCTCCGACCTTCCCCTCTCCTTCCGCGAGGAGGGCGAGGGCTTCCACCATCCCGGCAACGCCTCGGGGATCGTCGACGGCTCGGCGGCACTGTTGATCGCGAGCGAGGAAGCCGCTGAAGAACACGGCTGGGAACCGATGGCCCGTATCCGACAGACCGAGGTCGTCGGTGTCGACCCCATTACGATGTTGAAGGGCCCGATTCCGGCCACCGAAGGCGTCCTCAAGAAGGCCGACATGACCGTCGGCGACGTCGATCTCTTCGAGGTGAACGAGGCCTTCGCGTCGGTCGTCGCGGCCTGGCTCGAGGAGACGGGCGCATCCTGGGAGGACGTCAACGTCAACGGCGGCGCGATCGCTCACGGTCACCCGCTGGGCGCGACCGGCGCGATGTTGCTGACCAAGCTGGCCCACGAACTCGAGCGGACCGGTCAGGACACCGCGCTGTCGGCGATGTGTATCGGCTTCGGCCAGGGCATCGCGACGATCCTCGAGCGGGTCTAG
- a CDS encoding amidohydrolase family protein: MLDLEETFVYDAVTHSYNMSPSNYRNEQHAEGITEMLFGNVSAVVSDEYTLTPEGFVRDWGVEETATMLFEESYTDMATFHPVPMYAFHDGLVANGKAGAVVDRWPDRFRSYACVDPLRDEWEDELEAQVQDFDPLGIKLYPSHWSEDHHEGWSMGDPEVAFPVFEKAHDLGIELIDIHKAIPFGPVPRGPYHPGDVDEAAESFPDLTFSIVHGGYSFTEETAWQLARFPNVYVNLEGLPAILLGNERRFGELLAELISFLGEDGMDRLFWSSGAMSVHPRPQLEAFRDFEFSEPVRKNTSMMGELPQITDDHKRKILGENYANLIDLDIDEARTRLEDDEFSSARADEELADPYSTTNAEVA; encoded by the coding sequence ATGTTAGACCTTGAGGAGACGTTCGTGTACGACGCCGTAACGCACTCGTACAACATGTCCCCGTCGAACTACCGTAACGAACAACACGCCGAGGGGATCACGGAGATGCTCTTCGGGAACGTGTCGGCCGTCGTCTCCGACGAGTACACGCTCACCCCGGAGGGCTTCGTGCGGGATTGGGGCGTCGAAGAGACGGCGACCATGCTGTTCGAGGAGAGTTACACGGACATGGCAACGTTCCATCCGGTACCGATGTATGCCTTCCACGACGGGCTGGTCGCCAACGGCAAAGCGGGTGCGGTCGTGGACCGATGGCCCGACCGGTTCCGGTCCTACGCCTGCGTGGATCCGCTCCGAGACGAGTGGGAGGACGAACTCGAAGCGCAAGTTCAGGACTTCGATCCGCTCGGAATCAAACTCTATCCGTCCCACTGGAGCGAGGATCATCACGAAGGCTGGAGCATGGGTGATCCGGAGGTCGCGTTTCCCGTCTTCGAGAAGGCACACGATCTCGGCATCGAACTCATCGACATCCACAAAGCCATTCCCTTCGGTCCCGTTCCACGAGGCCCGTATCACCCCGGTGACGTCGACGAGGCGGCTGAGAGCTTCCCCGATCTCACGTTCAGTATCGTCCACGGCGGCTATTCGTTCACCGAGGAGACCGCCTGGCAGCTCGCTCGCTTCCCGAACGTCTACGTGAATCTGGAGGGACTACCAGCGATTCTGCTCGGTAACGAACGGCGGTTCGGCGAGTTGCTCGCCGAGTTGATCAGCTTTCTGGGAGAGGACGGGATGGACCGGCTGTTCTGGAGTTCAGGAGCGATGTCCGTCCACCCGCGGCCGCAGCTCGAAGCGTTCCGCGATTTCGAGTTTTCCGAGCCGGTCCGCAAGAACACCAGTATGATGGGCGAACTCCCCCAGATCACCGACGATCACAAGCGGAAGATCCTCGGAGAGAACTACGCGAACCTCATCGATCTCGATATCGACGAGGCCCGCACTCGTCTCGAGGACGACGAGTTCAGTAGTGCGCGGGCGGACGAGGAACTCGCGGACCCGTACTCGACGACGAACGCCGAGGTGGCGTGA
- a CDS encoding iron-sulfur cluster assembly protein, producing the protein MSSLENRIRERLDEVIDPCSAANGTNLSIIEMGLLDEIDVDEGYVTVSMRLTTPFCMQLPYFVEEIDERVSAIDEVVSVTLETDEGVDWHTGMMSEEAQKQRRERKAAREAEYFDETSEDVRADD; encoded by the coding sequence ATGTCCTCCCTAGAGAACCGAATTCGCGAGCGGCTGGACGAGGTCATCGATCCGTGTAGCGCGGCCAACGGGACGAATCTCAGTATTATCGAAATGGGACTCCTCGACGAGATCGACGTCGACGAGGGCTACGTCACCGTCTCGATGCGACTCACCACGCCCTTCTGCATGCAACTCCCCTACTTCGTCGAAGAGATCGACGAGCGGGTCAGCGCCATCGACGAGGTGGTATCCGTCACCCTCGAGACGGACGAGGGCGTCGACTGGCATACGGGGATGATGTCCGAGGAGGCACAGAAACAGCGACGGGAACGCAAAGCTGCCCGCGAAGCGGAGTACTTCGACGAGACGTCCGAGGACGTCCGCGCCGACGATTGA
- a CDS encoding SDR family NAD(P)-dependent oxidoreductase: protein MRGLHGKTAVVTGGASGIGRATAHRLAEEGVDVVVTDIDNERGEETVERIDANEAADGTAEFRSLDVSDYERFEECLDAVAEDYDGLDVLFNNAGIGEARSFRETTREHRDELIDVNLKGVWNGCHAVLPLFEADGGGVIVNTSSMAGWKPAPITSYALTKAAVLHFTRSVAGELAQYDVRINAVCPGLIDTAMTDEWYSEEEQEAMRRQTALDRWADPDEVASCVAFLASEDASYVTGRALKVDAGYV, encoded by the coding sequence ATGCGAGGATTGCACGGAAAGACTGCAGTCGTTACCGGCGGTGCGTCCGGGATCGGCCGCGCGACGGCGCACCGACTGGCCGAGGAGGGCGTCGACGTGGTCGTCACTGACATCGACAACGAGCGGGGCGAAGAGACCGTCGAGCGGATCGACGCAAACGAGGCGGCCGACGGGACGGCGGAGTTCCGCTCGCTCGACGTTAGCGACTACGAGCGGTTCGAGGAGTGTCTGGACGCCGTCGCCGAGGACTACGACGGACTGGACGTGCTGTTCAACAATGCCGGCATCGGTGAGGCGCGGTCCTTCCGCGAAACGACGCGCGAACACAGGGACGAACTGATCGACGTGAATCTTAAGGGCGTCTGGAACGGCTGTCACGCCGTACTCCCGCTGTTCGAGGCAGACGGCGGCGGCGTCATCGTCAATACGTCCTCGATGGCGGGATGGAAGCCGGCCCCGATCACGTCCTACGCGCTCACGAAGGCGGCAGTGCTCCACTTCACGCGGTCCGTCGCAGGCGAACTCGCACAGTACGACGTTCGCATCAACGCCGTCTGTCCCGGTCTGATCGACACGGCGATGACCGACGAGTGGTACTCCGAGGAGGAACAGGAGGCGATGCGTCGGCAGACAGCGCTCGACCGCTGGGCCGATCCCGACGAAGTCGCGTCCTGCGTCGCCTTCCTCGCCAGCGAGGACGCGTCGTACGTGACCGGACGAGCGCTGAAAGTCGACGCCGGGTACGTGTGA
- a CDS encoding alpha-ketoacid dehydrogenase subunit beta — protein MTREITYVQAIAEAIDEELERDEEVILFGEDVEEFGGNFGETEGLYEKHGRNRVRNTPLSEIGIAGMALGAAVGGIRPVAELQFADFAATAGDEVFNQIPKQPYVSGGQIEAPLTIFAPSGAGIGAGAQHSQSVHSWLGNVPGWVVVTATTPYDAKGLFKSAIRDDNPVFFLPHKMLSETKGEVPDEEYTLPLGEAAIEQEGEDVTVVATQLMFHRAKEAAAEVDADVEIVNPRTFAPLDTETIAESVRKTGRLVVVDETVERYGTQGHIANEIVENDFFSLDAPPKTIGVKDIPIPLSPPLEQEALPSADQIANGIESLF, from the coding sequence ATGACACGAGAGATCACGTACGTGCAGGCGATCGCGGAGGCGATAGACGAGGAACTGGAACGGGACGAGGAGGTCATCCTGTTCGGCGAGGACGTCGAGGAGTTCGGCGGCAACTTCGGCGAGACGGAGGGGTTGTACGAGAAACACGGTCGGAACCGAGTTCGGAACACGCCGCTGTCCGAAATCGGGATCGCGGGAATGGCTCTGGGCGCTGCCGTCGGCGGGATTCGGCCCGTCGCGGAACTCCAGTTCGCTGACTTCGCGGCGACGGCCGGTGACGAAGTCTTCAACCAGATCCCGAAACAGCCCTACGTCAGCGGCGGACAGATCGAAGCACCGCTCACTATCTTCGCGCCGTCCGGGGCCGGGATCGGTGCGGGTGCACAGCACTCGCAGTCCGTCCACTCCTGGCTCGGCAACGTGCCGGGGTGGGTCGTCGTCACCGCGACGACGCCCTACGATGCGAAGGGACTGTTCAAGAGCGCCATCCGGGACGATAACCCGGTCTTCTTCCTCCCCCACAAGATGCTGAGCGAGACGAAAGGCGAAGTGCCCGACGAGGAGTACACGCTCCCGCTCGGGGAAGCCGCGATCGAGCAGGAAGGAGAGGATGTCACCGTCGTCGCGACCCAACTCATGTTCCACCGCGCGAAGGAAGCCGCGGCCGAGGTCGACGCCGACGTCGAGATCGTCAACCCTCGGACGTTCGCCCCGCTCGACACCGAGACGATCGCCGAGAGCGTCCGGAAGACGGGACGACTGGTTGTCGTCGACGAGACCGTCGAGCGATACGGGACGCAGGGCCACATCGCGAACGAGATCGTCGAGAACGACTTCTTCAGTCTCGACGCGCCGCCGAAGACCATCGGCGTGAAGGACATCCCCATTCCGCTGAGCCCACCCCTCGAGCAGGAGGCGCTGCCCTCCGCCGACCAGATCGCGAACGGGATCGAATCGCTCTTCTAG
- a CDS encoding LLM class flavin-dependent oxidoreductase: protein MNFGGFVATDSVADAREYARSLESWGWDALWAIDSQQLYTDLYVTLAECATVTDELTLAPGITNPKSRHPSVTANAIASLDQLADGRAVLGIGAGDSAVYSVGQRPATVEEVAESATKIRRLLRGEEVAFGGEPFRLESRRRDVSVYVAAEGPKTLRMAGEVADGVIFGGGPNPETVEELGLANVRKGAERAGRSLEDLDIVTLTPTCAANSRARAVEKLKPVIEPIAYHNFSFSVEEAPADVQADLRDLVDAHDMQEHGDEEADALADIDDEVWEYLGDRFAVAGPPEACRERLRALEELGVDHVMCLFPPDRTEENERFHDEVITGSDLGP, encoded by the coding sequence ATGAACTTCGGCGGATTCGTCGCGACCGACTCCGTCGCCGACGCGAGGGAATACGCCCGCTCGCTCGAGTCGTGGGGCTGGGACGCTCTCTGGGCGATCGACTCCCAGCAGCTCTACACCGACCTGTACGTCACGCTCGCGGAGTGTGCGACGGTCACCGACGAACTGACGCTCGCGCCCGGCATCACCAACCCCAAGAGCCGACACCCGTCGGTGACGGCGAACGCGATCGCCTCGCTCGACCAGCTCGCCGACGGCCGAGCGGTACTCGGCATCGGCGCCGGCGACAGCGCCGTCTATTCCGTCGGACAGCGGCCGGCGACCGTCGAGGAGGTCGCGGAGAGCGCGACGAAAATCCGTCGTCTGCTTCGCGGCGAGGAAGTCGCGTTCGGCGGCGAGCCGTTTCGGCTCGAGTCGCGACGACGTGACGTGTCCGTATACGTCGCTGCGGAGGGCCCGAAGACGCTGCGGATGGCCGGCGAGGTGGCCGACGGCGTCATCTTCGGCGGCGGTCCGAACCCCGAGACCGTCGAGGAGCTCGGGCTGGCGAACGTCCGCAAAGGGGCCGAACGCGCCGGGCGGTCGCTCGAGGACCTCGATATCGTGACGCTCACGCCGACCTGCGCGGCCAACAGCCGGGCTCGAGCGGTCGAGAAGCTGAAGCCGGTCATCGAACCCATCGCCTATCACAACTTCAGCTTCTCCGTCGAAGAAGCGCCCGCTGACGTGCAAGCCGACCTCCGCGACCTCGTCGACGCTCACGATATGCAGGAGCACGGCGACGAGGAAGCGGACGCGCTCGCGGACATCGACGACGAGGTGTGGGAGTATCTCGGCGATCGCTTCGCGGTCGCGGGACCGCCCGAGGCGTGTCGAGAGCGACTGCGAGCGCTCGAGGAGCTCGGCGTCGACCACGTCATGTGCCTGTTTCCGCCCGACCGGACCGAGGAGAACGAGCGGTTCCACGACGAAGTCATCACGGGTTCCGATCTCGGTCCCTGA
- a CDS encoding hydantoinase B/oxoprolinase family protein, giving the protein MTAEGDAIGLSDQSVPVLSGALSRTTRIILEDHFPPETLEPGDTVITNDPWIGGGHLSDVVVLNPVFHDGDLVGIVGSLGHTDDVGGNRGGWSTDAEQVYEEGILIPPTKLYEAGERNDAVDSIIRSNVRIPHQALGDLEALRSGNTVGEERVREIVADRGPETFDRVASEVIERTERALRERLADLPDGTYEDSIEFTIAEHDLEIRVAATIDGDSLEVDFAGTSAQVEGGINCPFGNIVTITEYIVKCMLVPDLPNAEGFFRPIEVTAPEGSILNCDRPKATMGRHLTYSRAEDALIRALGQVVPESALSEMAGIQLAPFSGADENGDEFIAVGGTAGGLPPSADGDGIPGVYFPYNGQNTPIEMFERYSPLRWEETALVPDTEGAGEHRSGPAMRTSYHNPTDRPVYFALTSGRADRDPSGFRGGRSGKRATTASSSDGKEVPPNGPGTLEPGETLTLVSATPGGYGDPEDRDPERVAADVERGLISEARARDVYGYDPADES; this is encoded by the coding sequence ATGACCGCCGAGGGCGACGCGATCGGCCTCTCCGACCAGTCCGTCCCCGTTCTCTCAGGGGCACTCTCCCGGACGACGCGGATCATCCTTGAGGATCACTTCCCGCCGGAGACGCTGGAACCGGGCGATACCGTCATCACGAACGACCCCTGGATCGGCGGCGGTCACCTGTCGGACGTGGTCGTCCTGAACCCCGTTTTCCACGACGGTGATCTCGTCGGAATCGTGGGCAGTCTCGGTCACACCGACGACGTCGGCGGGAACCGCGGCGGCTGGTCGACCGACGCGGAACAGGTGTACGAGGAGGGGATCCTGATTCCGCCGACGAAGCTCTACGAGGCCGGCGAGCGAAACGACGCGGTCGATTCCATCATTCGGAGCAACGTCCGGATCCCCCACCAGGCGCTGGGCGACCTCGAGGCGTTGCGATCGGGGAACACGGTCGGCGAGGAGCGCGTTCGAGAAATCGTCGCCGATCGGGGCCCCGAGACGTTTGACCGAGTCGCGAGCGAGGTCATCGAGCGGACCGAGCGCGCGCTGCGGGAGAGACTCGCCGACCTGCCCGACGGCACGTACGAGGACTCGATCGAATTCACCATCGCCGAGCACGATCTCGAGATTCGCGTCGCCGCGACGATCGACGGTGATTCCCTGGAAGTCGACTTCGCCGGGACATCGGCGCAGGTCGAGGGCGGGATCAACTGTCCGTTCGGGAACATCGTCACCATCACCGAGTACATCGTGAAGTGCATGCTCGTCCCCGATCTGCCGAACGCGGAAGGGTTCTTCCGGCCCATCGAGGTGACCGCACCGGAGGGATCGATCCTCAACTGTGATCGGCCGAAGGCGACGATGGGTCGCCACCTCACCTACTCGCGGGCGGAAGACGCGCTCATCCGCGCGCTGGGTCAGGTCGTCCCCGAATCGGCGCTCTCCGAGATGGCGGGTATTCAACTCGCGCCGTTCTCGGGTGCCGACGAGAACGGTGACGAGTTCATCGCCGTGGGCGGGACGGCCGGCGGTCTCCCGCCCAGCGCCGACGGGGACGGGATCCCCGGCGTCTACTTCCCGTACAACGGGCAGAACACCCCTATCGAGATGTTCGAACGCTACAGTCCGCTCCGATGGGAGGAGACGGCGCTAGTCCCCGATACCGAAGGGGCTGGCGAGCATCGGTCCGGACCGGCGATGCGCACGTCGTACCACAACCCGACCGATCGGCCGGTGTACTTCGCGCTCACCTCCGGTCGCGCCGACCGCGATCCGTCGGGCTTCCGCGGCGGTCGATCGGGGAAACGGGCGACGACGGCCTCCTCGAGCGACGGAAAAGAGGTTCCGCCGAACGGCCCCGGAACGCTCGAGCCCGGCGAGACGCTCACGCTCGTCTCCGCGACGCCCGGCGGCTACGGTGATCCCGAGGACCGCGACCCCGAACGCGTCGCGGCGGACGTCGAGCGGGGGCTGATTTCGGAAGCGCGCGCTCGAGACGTCTACGGCTACGACCCGGCCGACGAGTCATGA